The genome window GCCTGCGGCCGGTACCCGGCGGTATCACCCGCATCCCGGCCTCGGAAAACCCGATTGCGCCCACCTTGTCGCCGTGCCGCCCTACTATGGCCGCCGCCGTGCCCACAAACTCCAGGGCCTCCTCGAGCTTGAGCACCCGCCGGGTGCCAAAGCGCATCGAGGCGGAGAGATCCACCATCAGCCAGACCGTGACCTCTTTTTCTTCGCGGTACTGTCGGATGTGGATCTTGCCGGTGCGGGCGGTTACGTTCCAGTCAATGCGGCGCACCTCGTCGCCAGGCTGGTACTCCCGCACCTCGGCCAGATCCAGGCTGGGGCCGTAGAAAAAGCCGGTGTAGTCGCCAAACAAAAACCCGTCCAGCCGCTTCAAGACCCTGAACTCGAGCCTGCGCAACAGCTCGGCAGGCAGCTCGCGCGGGCGGGGTGGGGCCGCCTTGGGCTCGGCCTCGAGGGCCACCTCTATCTGGCTTTTGCGTGATCGTCGCAGCAGCATAGGTGGTTCTGCTCAGGCCGAGGGGTTCTCGGCGGGGGGGCGGGTGTCGCGGTAGGGATCGCCGATGTGCACCTTGGGCAGGGGGGTGGCGGCAATGATCTTCTGCACCACCTCCTCGAGCTTCACCTCGTCGGCCAGGGCCTCGTAGGACAGGATGATGCGGTGGCGCAGCACCTCCGGGGCCAGGTCGCGCACGTCCTCGGGCAGGGCGTACTCGCGGCCCCGCACGATGGCCAGGGCTTTGGCTCCCAGAATCAGGTTGACGCTGGCGCGCGGGCTGCCCCCAAAGCTGATGTACTTCTTCAGGTTCGAAAGACCCACCTCGCCGGGGTCGCGGGTGGCACGGGCCAGCCGCACCGCGTACTCGGTGACGGCCTGGTGCACGTGCACCTTGTCGGCCATAGCCTGCAAGTAGCGCAGCTCGTCGCCCGAGAGCACCTCGGCCACCCGCTCGAACTTGGTAGAGACCCGGTCTACCACCGTCATCTCCTCGTAGAAGGCAGGGTAGTCAATCCAGACCTTAAACATGAAGCGGTCTACCTGGGCCTCGGGCAGGAAGTAGGTGCCCTCCGACTCGATGGGGTTCTGCGTAGCCAGCACCAGGAAGGGGTCGGGCAGCTTGAAGGTCTCGTGGCCGATGGTGACCTGGCGCTCCTGCATGGCCTCGAGCAGGGCCGACTGGATCTTGGCCGGGGCCCGGTTTATCTCGTCGGCCAGAATCAGGTTGGCAAAGATGGGGCCAAGCTCCACCTCGAAGCTGGCCTCTTTGGGGTTGTAGATGCGGGTGCCTACCAGGTCGGCGGGCACCAGGTCGGGGGTGAACTGGATGCGCTTGAAGCTGGCCCCGATGGCCTCGGCCATGGTCTTGATGGCCAGGGTTTTAGCCAGGCCCGGCACCCCCTCAATCAGGATGTGGCCCCGCGCCAGCAGCGCAACCAGCATACGCTCCAGCATCAGATCCTGCCCCACAATCACCTTCTTGACTTCCAGCAGCAGGCTTCGCAGCTTGGC of Meiothermus sp. contains these proteins:
- a CDS encoding AAA family ATPase, producing MDAAAKLRSLLLEVKKVIVGQDLMLERMLVALLARGHILIEGVPGLAKTLAIKTMAEAIGASFKRIQFTPDLVPADLVGTRIYNPKEASFEVELGPIFANLILADEINRAPAKIQSALLEAMQERQVTIGHETFKLPDPFLVLATQNPIESEGTYFLPEAQVDRFMFKVWIDYPAFYEEMTVVDRVSTKFERVAEVLSGDELRYLQAMADKVHVHQAVTEYAVRLARATRDPGEVGLSNLKKYISFGGSPRASVNLILGAKALAIVRGREYALPEDVRDLAPEVLRHRIILSYEALADEVKLEEVVQKIIAATPLPKVHIGDPYRDTRPPAENPSA